DNA from Asterias amurensis chromosome 7, ASM3211899v1:
GCAGTTATTTTACCGTGGCTCACACAATCATTGCAACTGACATTTATCTTGCCGAAAGTGATCATTCAAACCAAAAGGTATACATAGGAGGGAAAAACTTTGGAATATTTCTAATTCTTCCGATCCAAcattcaataaataataattgccAATGAAAACATGTTTATGGCAGACTCCAAAAGTACACCGTGTGTATACTGGTTAACAACAAGGCATAAATATTGATTATCGTTGGTAATGGTTTTTTGTTCGTCTTTAATAGTTTTTCCCGGTTCATGCTGTGTACTTTGTTTGTAAAGATCTCTGGACGCAGCGGTTCCTCTATTTAGCATCAGCTCCTTCATAATGAAAGGGCCATGGGTGGGCCAAACACACGCTCAGAGTACTTAACGTTTgtgattttaaacatttttgatAAGTCGACCTTTGGGTGCTTTGAGTGTGGTAACTGCTCGCAGCGATTGCGTTCAACTGTCTGATTTGCTTATACTTGAAGGCCCGTTTAATTGCTTGACTGGGTAAGCGACGGTTACATTCTGTTGCCGAATTTTCGGAAAATAAAtcgcgtttttttttatagagtagAGGATCagaaaacatgaataatttattGTAATCTTGTATGtgacattgtttgtttgttgctttCGTTTGTTTTCGCTGtaatgtatttgtatttgtaaaagGGCGTTTCAAAACAAGACTTTTTATAAATTTCCCCATATTGGTTTGCTCCGTATCCATTACATTATactattttcatttcattcaatCCTCGATTGCCTTTGATGTACTTAATTTTActtaatttgttattattctcCAAACTTCACCAATATGAATAtcaatgttgattgatttgaaatTGGATTGAATACTAATAATGGCTTGTGTTCAAATCGGCCACTCTGTGACGCCCATGGCGCTCGATATTTATTTGCGGTGACCTGGTCACTAGGCCATGTATTTAATTCCCTAGACCAGTCCATATTAGGGAGTATTACAGCCTGTGCTGCAAAGTATACAGAACACCGAGCTAAATCAATTGCAAGAACCACATACTCCTTGGTGAAGAGAAGTACACATGCATATAGTCCCTTCctgggacacaagtgtcacgaccggggttcgaaccccgTCAATGATGAATTGAGTCAGATGCACTAAACTGCGCATGCTCAGCCAGCCACAACATACCATGTCTAACTTAAATATTTGCTGTATCACGCAGACTCTCAGTACTTATAAAACCCTCGTATGCGttctgctaaaaaaaaaaatcatccaaCCCAGCGTGCCAATCATGAACAACCAACCAACATGGCCTTATCGTCACAGAAGAcactttataaaacaaatgtaaaatcGTCAAATCATTATAGCTCTTTATGATTGTATTTTGTGATGTATGTTGTTTGTTTCACTTCAAATTCCACCATAAGTGCCAACTTCTCGTTGATATGAACATCGTTACCCTTTCACTCCCTAATGCAGTCTCTCCAATGCAtcactttatttatttgtagacTATGAAGGTGTTTCTGTAGTAAATCAATCGATGAGGTTTGTAAATCAGCCCCAACGTGTTATTCTAAAGTCTTGACCAACAACAAACTCGGTGTGTTTTAGCAACGTTTGGCCACGTTATTAAACTGATGAAGTTCAAAGAGTGAGAAATTGATAGCTGAGACTAATTCTCCCGGGGATCACAGAACAACATGGAGCTTATTATTATACGCGCCGTATATTGCAATTGATACGGCATGGTTACGAGTGCTTTGACGCGGAGACGTCTTGTGGTGTGAAAGGCGGTTGATTGATGTAATACATCTAATCTGATCATCAGTGTATAGATGATCTGAAGCAACTGTAGATTTATTGCATAAAGTATCGATGTCGTTTGAACTTAAAGTCACATTGGAGTGACAGTGTATCCTtcctaaaacccaaactaatATAAATTATCTGAATCTATAAGTAAAATCTTAATAGAAATAAAAAAGCGCTTCAAGCGCAATCTCGGTTGATCAAAATTAAGGATTTGTTCACAATAGTGTGAGCCTTTCGCATCGCGACTTTGCTAAGCTTCAGCCCCAGCCGTGGTTTGATACCGAGTCCAACACCTGGTTAAGCTGGGGCTGCATACTCTTTATAAGCAGGGATTCTAGAATGTCAAGCAAGGCCTATGCTAGAATTGGACCAGAGCTTTGGTTGCGGTAGGCACATGCTGACCATCAAGATTGACCTTCGGGCTTTGTCTTGAGTTACTTCATAATTGTTTTGGGGGCAATAGACTTTATAAATAGGCCTTTATCTTTCACTAAGACCAGAAACTGTATGGGAAGGAGGTATATTACAGAACATTGTTTGCTTTGTATCTAACCACTGATCAATTGTTTAGCACAGATTCCTTGGAGAAAGTGATGTGAGAGCTAAATAGTAAACTGTTCTTTCTCTTTTGTCTTCCGCAGTTGTGCTTACGGCGCCTACTTACTCTTGCAATCTTCTTATTACCTTGGGCCATCTGTAACGCAGCCCCCTGGCAACTATCAGACTACAAAAAGGGGCACTGGACCAACGACACTCAGACGGGAACAGTGTCACGTAAAAGACAATACAATAGTTATCATGTGGAGGGAAGTACACGAGGCTGCAAACGAGAACATAGTACCAACAGCCGCCGACACCATCGCCACCACAATCGGCACAAGAGCAAAGACAACGAAGTGTTCCCAGCAGTCAGGTCTAGCAACATCCTAAATGAAATACCGACCTATGTGTCAGACTTAGTGGCATTTTCGCCAGTCAAACCCGTCAATCCTCCCTGGTCACCAGAGGCTGTTTTGAGCGCAGATATGAATGAGGTGACGGGGCGGCATCACCGTGAGAAGCGAAGCACCACTGGGAGGGGCGAACCATACCAAGCTGCCTGCGAACGGGACGCAAGCTGGGTGGAGAAGAGCTGGGCCTACGACCTCTTCGGTAACAACGTCACTGTAGTCAATGAGATCACAACCTCGGACGGTAAGCAAATGAAACAGTGGTTTTACCAGACAACTTGCAAGAGAACTCCTGAACCGGCTCGAGCACCCAGTCCTTGTGCTGGGATCGATGCGCAGGTATACGAGTCCGAGTGTGAAGAAAAACTATCCTTCGTTTACGCCGTAGTGCGTACACCAAGAGGAGAGCAGGGATGGAACTGGGTGACTATCAGTACGTCATGTAACTGTGCGTTCAGACAAAGGGCAAGCCCAATGAGAAGAACGCCATTGACCGCCTATTCCTCAAGCGACTCTCGCACACAACCAACTTTATCGAGAGAGCGATGAACAACTCAACCTACAGTGCAGGCTTTTAAACTGAAACCGTAAAACCAAGCCAAACTTGCAGGGACTTTGGAAAGAAAGTGTTGTCCAGAAGATACTTTTGACCTCGCACAAGTATTGAATAAAGTTGTATAATGTACCTTTCAGTGTAGCCGCCGTGTTAACGCCTACTGTCGATCTATCACGAAGTCTGTCATGCAACAAATCAAGCCAGAAAGTATTGCGTATACCTGCCCTATGACGACTTGGAAGCTAGTATCCTTCAGTCTTCAATCTTCAGTCTTCAACATAAAAGGGACTAAACAAaaagtcagaaaaaaaaacacaaaacagcaGAAATCCCATGATGACAGGTCTTGCCAATAAAGATCCCACTTCTGCAACCACTTCTGCTCCCTGAGTTCGCACCTTTCAAAATTGTCATGTCCAAGACCTCCATTCTGTGTACTTTGCTTTACTCTTTTTTGTGAACTAGACCTTTGTGTGTGAACGTCTCTAATATTGTATAGCAACTTTCTGTGACGGTGTTGAAGATTGAAGGCAAAATATTCATGGCGAGAAGCAATTTTTGTGATTGacaagtgtatctcaacagcaCAATAGTTTGCCATGATCAGTCATAAGCTATAAATCCAGTTGGGTTTGTATAATATGCGATATGGATCACAGAAATGCCTTGCTCAATCACTTCCCTAAAGTTCATTAGGCCACAAGCATTCCAGAAAACCAGCTTTCAGCTTGGCGAGTACCCTTATGCTGAACTATTTTAGCAAAATGGTGCACATTGTTATTGCCCTTTCATCCCCAAACAAAAGTCCCTATCgtcaaaatggctaaaaataaCTTTCGTGCCTTGCGCAGAAGACAATTATAGGCCTACCTTGACGGAGGGCCGAGGCCACCATACTATGAGCCCAGTGCACTAAATATTCTGGGTCACACGATAAAACATcacaagcaattttttttatatagaaatATCGACACTCGGCATCATTTCCCCCTTTTTTGACAGGAATTTTGCTTGTGAAAATGCAAGTTGCCATCAAGACGCTTGCGATTCTATAAAAACTCACGCGCCAGCATTGGTTTGGAATAACTTGGCATGCATGTATGGTTCCTTGCAGGCATAATGAATACAAAGTCCAGTAAGTTGTAAACACAGTTGTATCTGTCTGCTCATGGTCGACAGCTGAAAGTTGGGACTTCGTCTCCCGGTATCTAAAAAATCTCGCCCGATTTGAGAGTCATCATTCGTTTGCTACGTACTGCTGAGGTATGCCACAGAAACGAACGATCTATGGACCTATGTGTAGTAAGGGGATGGAATATTTAAGCCGAACGAGCAATGATCTTGATGGCAAATTGACCTGTGTGTATGCACTTTTAAACCATGGCATTACTTTATAATCCGTAGGCAGATCACGGCAAGGTTTTGCAGGCTGTGTGGCAAACAGCAATGAAAAGAACCTCTGTTTAGGAAATAGTTGAAATTCATCAGTACTGAAGAGTGTATTTATAGAGTGATGATacgtgttgaaaaaaaagaaacatttgcGATAGGTTTAAAATAATGACTTAtgcaaatgtttatttaaaagaaaaaatg
Protein-coding regions in this window:
- the LOC139939300 gene encoding neurotrophin-3-like isoform X2, whose product is MAPCRHIRLADLMGETGQQLCLRRLLTLAIFLLPWAICNAAPWQLSDYKKGHWTNDTQTGTVSRKRQYNSYHVEGSTRGCKREHSTNSRRHHRHHNRHKSKDNEVFPAVRSSNILNEIPTYVSDLVAFSPVKPVNPPWSPEAVLSADMNEVTGRHHREKRSTTGRGEPYQAACERDASWVEKSWAYDLFGNNVTVVNEITTSDGKQMKQWFYQTTCKRTPEPARAPSPCAGIDAQVYESECEEKLSFVYAVVRTPRGEQGWNWVTISTSCNCAFRQRASPMRRTPLTAYSSSDSRTQPTLSRER
- the LOC139939300 gene encoding neurotrophin-3-like isoform X1, whose translation is MDSLECCLTMERRHLQTRGQHIDSLCLRRLLTLAIFLLPWAICNAAPWQLSDYKKGHWTNDTQTGTVSRKRQYNSYHVEGSTRGCKREHSTNSRRHHRHHNRHKSKDNEVFPAVRSSNILNEIPTYVSDLVAFSPVKPVNPPWSPEAVLSADMNEVTGRHHREKRSTTGRGEPYQAACERDASWVEKSWAYDLFGNNVTVVNEITTSDGKQMKQWFYQTTCKRTPEPARAPSPCAGIDAQVYESECEEKLSFVYAVVRTPRGEQGWNWVTISTSCNCAFRQRASPMRRTPLTAYSSSDSRTQPTLSRER